One stretch of Colletes latitarsis isolate SP2378_abdomen unplaced genomic scaffold, iyColLati1 scaffold0027, whole genome shotgun sequence DNA includes these proteins:
- the LOC143350734 gene encoding uncharacterized protein LOC143350734, giving the protein MNPNDLTVVELKDRPRELGYSSSGTKTELVRRLREADLSGSITLDLPRTRGAIDDTENACAAEARAIETVVPNDLKEDDGKRSRESLERELELVRRELELLRSLRGTNIPNERPQFESAVRTPVFIDNGPRVNVATVADLLSIYKGEVGEYENWEKQLHMICRNYELDARQVKTLISMQLKGKALEWFYSRPEHIEMSVEELLIELRGMYHHRQNRIALRRAFEERVWRRNETFHEYVHEKVIMGNKVPIAEDELVDYLIDGIPDVNLRDQARIHKFRTKTDLLEAFEQISLRDRSQSNTVQKARFGSSGYKRPSTTRNEMTERTERRQDFRGTRRFCYNCGSPEHMSDKCPTKNEGAKCFRCQERGHIAVQCPKARDTATVNDVASQVTQKKCIKDVEINGYHIEALIDTGSDFCLMRADQYIQLGAPRLQHKEVKFTGVGSTNTTLGEFYGKLTVDGNSYTVLIRVVSDSLMSHQLIIGTDFLETVELRLRNGNISISPSDKTVVNDLPEIYQINIVEETKEKADVSHIPAEHQRVIENLVENYEPAKTKEIGVQMSIVLKDDEPIYQRARRLSPSERDIVNEQIQEWLDEDDLIIPSFEFEDGLKNLRLVLSTASDAGLRINWRKCSLLQDTVEFLGYIIKNGQIRPSEHKTGAVKRFPEPTNTRQLQSFLGLTGYFRKFISHYSLIARPLSDLLKADAKFTFGEEQKNAFIHLKEILSSKPVLNLYRACAETQLHTDACMYGYGAILLQKDEKDHAFHPIYYASGKTTSAERNHTSYELEVLAIIKALKKFRVYLLGLPFKIVTDCRAFALTMKKKDLCVRVARWALLLEEFDYVIEHRPGKNMMHVDALSRHPLPSCMIVESQRGGLTMNLQRVQRSDTDLIRIIDLAEQNKISGYEVRGGLLFNELDDDFKLVVPKQIFTQIIRQAHERGHFSVNKTEALLKKDYWIPNAREKIDRVIRNCIACILAEKKHGRQEGYLNPIEKGEVPLDTFYVDHLGPLPSTKESYKHIFVVVDSFSKFVWLYATKSTSSAEVITRLRKQATIFGNPRRIVSDRGTAFTSKEFTNYCMEENITHSLVTTGIPRANGQVERVNRTLIPLLTKLSNPEKGEWYRYLDKAQQFLNITIHRSIGTSPFQLLFGKRARLKDDPQMREMLEKEWTDMFENNREELRAHVKESIAKIQKENRKTYNKKRTDAKIYRIGDTVAIRRVQQGPGLKLANKYFGPYNVIKVMRNNRYLVERTGEHEGPLQTSRTADYMKPWTEEESDASDNESDDSGDVRGRTSVQDGRM; this is encoded by the exons ATGAATCCAAACGATCTAACTGTGGTCGAACTAAAAGATAGACCGAGGGAACTGGGATATTCTAGTTCAGGAACTAAAACAGAATTAGTTCGACGATTGCGGGAGGCAGATCTATCAGGATCAATTACCCTAGACCTTCCAAGGACACGCGGTGCCATAGACGACACTGAAAACGCATGTGCTGCGGAGGCACGTGCTATCGAAACGGTGGTTCCGAATGATTTAAAAGAAGACGATGGTAAGCGAAGCAGAGAATCACTCGAACGAGAGTTAGAATTGGTTCGACGAGAATTAGAATTGCTGAGATCCCTTCGCGGTACAAACATTCCGAATGAAAGGCCACAGTTTGAGAGCGCAGTGAGAACACCGGTATTTATCGATAACGGACCGCGAGTGAACGTTGCAACGGTGGCAGATTTGCTGAGCATCTACAAAGGAGAAGTGGGTGAATATGAAAATTGGGAGAAACAGCTGCATATGATATGCAGAAACTATGAACTGGATGCTCGTCAAGTGAAGACGTTAATCAGTATGCAACTCAAGGGGAAGGCTCTCGAATGGTTCTACTCGAGACCCGAACACATCGAAATGAGTGTCGAAGAATTGTTGATAGAGCTCAGAGGGATGTATCATCATCGACAGAACCGAATAGCACTCCGAAGGGCATTCGAAGAACGAGTATGGAGGCGGAACGAAACCTTTCATGAATATGTCCACGAAAAGGTAATAATGGGAAATAAAGTACCGATAGCAGAAGACGAGCTTGTTGATTACCTTATCGATGGTATACCTGATGTAAATCTAAGGGATCAGGCACGAATTCATAAATTCCGCACAAAAACCGATCTGCTCGAAGCATTTGAGCAGATAAGTCTACGAGATAGAAGCCAGAGCAACACGGTTCAGAAGGCGAGATTCGGAAGCAGCGGATACAAGCGACCATCGACCACGAGGAACGAGATGACCGAGAGGACCGAGAGGAGGCAGGATTTCCGAGGCACGAGACGTTTCTGCTACAACTGCGGTTCACCAGAGCACATGAGTGATAAGTGTCCGACGAAAAACGAGGGCGCTAAGTGCTTCAGGTGCCAAGAACGGGGACATATCGCGGTGCAATGTCCCAAAGCGCGGGACACAGCAACGGTGAACGATGTAGCGTCTCAGGTAAcacaaaaaaaatgtataaaagatGTTGAGATAAACGGTTATCATATCGAAGCACTGATTGACACTGGGAGCGATTTTTGTTTAATGCGTGCTGATCAGTACATACAGTTAGGAGCTCCGCGATTACAGCATAAAGAGGTCAAGTTCACAGGAGTAGGCTCTACGAATACGACATTAGGCGAATTTTACGGAAAACTAACCGTCGACGGCAACTCCTATACGGTCCTCATACGCGTAGTTTCAGATTCACTAATGAGTCATCAATTGATTATAGGAACAGATTTTCTTGAAACTGTTGAGCTCCGCCTAAGGAACGGTAATATTTCCATCAGTCCCTCCGATAAAACAGTCGTTAACGATTTACCGGAGATATATCAAATAAATATAGTAGAAGAGACGAAAGAGAAAGCCGATGTTTCGCACATCCCCGCCGAACATCAACGGGTAATAGAAAATTTGGTCGAAAATTACGAACCCGCGAAAACTAAAGAGATCGGTGTCCAAATGTCAATCGTGCTTAAGGATGATGAACCTATTTATCAAAGAGCGAGGCGATTATCGCCTTCAGAGCGAGACATTGTTAATGAGCAGATACAGGAATGGTTGGACGAAG ACGACCTAATAATACCTTCGTTCGAGTTTGAGGACGGCTTAAAAAATCTCAGACTTGTTTTGAGTACCGCCAGTGATGCAGGCTTACGAATAAATTGGAGAAAATGTAGTTTGCTACAAGACACGGTCGAGTTTTTAGGATACATAATTAAAAACGGACAAATACGTCCTTCCGAACACAAAACGGGGGCAGTTAAGAGATTTCCGGAACCAACAAATACGCGACAATTACAGAGCTTTCTTGGACTAACCGGCTATTTCCGGAAATTTATTTCCCACTACTCGCTGATAGCGAGACCATTATCTGATTTGTTGAAAGCAGATGCCAAATTCACATTTGGCGAGGAACAGAAAAATGCCTTCATCCACCTGAAAGAAATCCTAAGCAGCAAACCGGTATTAAATTTGTATAGAGCGTGCGCGGAAACACAACTACACACAGACGCATGTATGTATGGCTATGGGGCAATTCTGTTGCAAAAAGATGAGAAAGATCACGCGTTTCATCCTATTTACTATGCGAGCGGAAAAACCACGTCGGCCGAAAGAAATCACACGAGTTACGAATTAGAGGTCCTCGCGATTATAAAAGCCCTCAAAAAGTTTAGAGTATACTTACTAGGATTACCATTCAAAATCGTAACTGATTGCCGGGCTTTTGCATTAaccatgaaaaaaaaagatctgtGTGTGCGAGTAGCCAGATGGGCTCTCCTTTTAGAGGAGTTCGACTACGTCATCGAACATCGGCCGGGAAAAAATATGATGCACGTGGACGCGTTAAGTCGACACCCGCTGCCGTCGTGCATGATTGTAGAAAGTCAAAGAGGGGGGTTAACGATGAATCTGCAACGAGTGCAGCGCAGCGATACCGATTTAATTAGAATCATTGATCTCGCGGAACAGAACAAAATTTCGGGTTACGAGGTTCGAGGCGGATTATTATTCAATGAACTCGACGATGATTTCAAACTAGTAGTCCCAAAACAAATATTTACACAAATAATTCGGCAAGCGCATGAAAGAGGGCACTTCTCCGTAAATAAGACTGAGGCACTCTTGAAAAAAGATTATTGGATTCCCAATGCAAGAGAAAAAATAGACAGAGTTATCCGAAACTGCATTGCATGTATATTAGCTGAAAAGAAGCACGGTAGACAGGAAGGATATTTAAATCCCATAGAAAAAGGAGAAGTGCCACTCGACACGTTTTACGTAGACCACTTGGGGCCACTCCCTTCCACTAAGGAAAGTTACAAACACATATTTGTAGTCGTCGATTCGTTTTCAAAGTTCGTGTGGCTATATGCAACGAAAAGCACGAGTAGCGCGGAAGTAATCACAAGACTTCGAAAGCAAGCTACAATTTTCGGAAACCCGCGACGCATAGTGTCCGATCGAGGGACTGCATTTACATCCAAAGAATTCACGAATTATTGTATGGAAGAAAACATAACGCATTCCCTCGTGACGACCGGCATACCGAGAGCCAATGGGCAAGTCGAGCGCGTGAACCGAACATTGATACCTCTTTTAACGAAACTGTCTAATCCGGAAAAAGGCGAATGGTACCGCTATCTGGATAAGGCGcagcaatttttaaatattacaataCATCGAAGCATTGGCACCTCGCCATTCCAACTATTGTTCGGCAAACGAGCGCGACTAAAAGACGATCCCCAAATGAGAGAAATGTTAGAAAAAGAGTGGACCGATATGTTTGAAAACAACCGAGAAGAGCTGAGAGCCCACGTGAAAGAAAGTATAGCTAAGATACAAAAAGAAAATCGAAAAACGTACAATAAGAAACGTACGGATGCGAAAATTTACCGCATTGGCGATACAGTGGCGATTAGACGAGTACAACAAGGGCCCGGTTTAAAATTAGCTAATAAATATTTCGGACCGTACAACGTAATCAAGGTAATGCGTAACAACAGGTACCTCGTGGAAAGAACTGGCGAACATGAAGGGCCGTTACAGACATCAAGAACGGCCGACTACATGAAACCGTGGACCGAGGAAGAGAGCGATGCATCTGACAACGAAAGCGACGACTCCGGAGACGTTCGAGGGCGAACGTCTGTGCAGGATGGCCGAATGTAG